ATATTTCATAATAAACTAAATGTgtcaattttgtaaaaaaaaatatggtttaaAATGGAAATTATAAAGTATAAGGTCTATAATTATTTTACACGGTATTTACTTTTAatcattaatttatttcatattatgtatcaataattataaaattagtATCATATGGATGTATTTAGAAGGAGAATCTAACAATAAAATACGCTCAATTCTTTTAAGAATGATAATGCTTTACaatttgagacggagggagtccAATCTTATTCAAACGATGAAGTATATACAGTTATTCAAACAATGAAGTAAATAATAATGTTGAATAATTTTaactatttataaattatttattaaagaaataactatcaaagcttgaacAGAGGAATCACAGCAGTGAGTATTAATTACTCTAAAACAGACAGATCATTTTGCCGTTTTCATTTTTACTTACCATCTTGAGCATCGATGACTTTGTCCCGGACGAGTTCCGGAATGCTGAGTAGAGACgccacgacggcggccgacgCCGGCCAGACGGCGGCGGACATCACGCCGGTGCGCCGCGCCACGTCCAGCGCCCACGTCCCGACATTGTAGTCCGCCACCACGCACGTGATCCTCccccagccgtcgccgccgtccaccgccgcctcctcgtcgccgctccGCCGGATGAGCTCCTCGACGGGCGGCGCCATGTGCTCCTGCATGAGCACGGTCAGCCTCACCAGGTTGTTCCGGTCCTCGTCGGGCCCCATGCCATCCGGCACCGCCACGAGCCTGATCCGATTCCGCCCCATCCCCAGCTTTCCGCTGCCGCCGTTCTCCGTCACCCCgttccgccgcggcggcgagggcatggcggcgacgacgcggccgtGGTTGAACTCCGTGTTGACGAAGGTGACGGCGACGCCACGGTCGGCCAGCGCGTGCGCGACCTCCATCAGCGGAATGACGTGGCCCTGCGCCGGGAACGGGATGACGAGCGCGTGCGGCCGAGCCGGCGGTGGTGACGCCATTGATGCAGCTTGTAAGCACGCGCCCAAGCACAAGATCCCAAGGAGGTGAGGAGCCTTGTCACATGTCGTGCTGATTTGGTACTTGGAGTTggatctctatatatatatatacgctaGAGGCGATGTCAGGATGTGAACGCGGGCGCTAGATGACAGAGGGGAGAGGACATCCCTCGTTGCTGTGGTTTGGACAGACGAATCATGCGTTCTGATGCATGCGCCTTGTGATCATCGCAGCCTTGTTTGGAGAAGCAAACAATGCGTGGAGTGAGAAGCATTTGGCAAGATGCAGCGGTTTCGTCACAATCTTCTCTGCCTTTTCTTGTACAAATGGCTTCCAAAGAGCCGAAGTCTACATTTCGTTGTTGGAGAGtttgatttatactgtctccaTTATAATAAATAACAAGGTGATTCCCTGCGTTTTGCTGCGAAAATTCCGAAgtaacttttaatattttttttaataatcagGCTAAAAGTAAAAATTACATCAATTATTACATTACTATAGGAATAATTTTCCTGGACCGGAGTCATTTATATTGCAAACGGACCGTAAGTGGTCGGGTATGTGAAGATCGTGCTCCATTTTCGTGTGCGACTCATGAAGatgaccgcatggaaaaatcaattATCGCAGAGGGCCACTTAACAGGTCCGCACGTCAAAATAAGCCTATTTTCACGTGCGGACCTATTAAGTCACCTGCACACGAAAATAGCCACCCAACTTTTAATCCGTCGTCGCCACCCCACACCCACTCTCATCGCTATCTCCTCACCCTCTCAGATCCCATCCCACACCCGCTCCTtcctcccatctccctctccctctccgcccCACACCCCTCTCCCTATCCGCTTCCTCCACccactcctccctctccctatcgccctcctcctcccactcctcCCATCTCCCGGCGATGGCGGCCTCGGCTAGGGAGGCGCGGATGTGGTGGCATTGGGttagagcggcggcggcatcggccaTGGTGGTGGCGGCCTCGTCTAGAGCAGCAGCATTAGGTtagagcggcggaggcggcattggccatggtggtggcggcggagcggatcCGTCGCTGGCGATCGCTGGAAGGGGGGGGGGATCCGTTGCCTGCAACCGCgcacgcgggggggggggggggggcggtggATCCGTCTTCGGCCACCATGGGGGGACCGGATCCGTCACCGGCGaccgcggggacggcggcggtggtgacggtgacgacgacggtggtgacggtgtttttgattttttttatgtttggtttcaattttttattttcccgTGCGGACGGCTTAAGCGTGTGCACACGAAAATCGCGATTTTCGCAGACACCTCGTTCCAGACGGGTGGAAGATCCGCACGCAAAAACCGATTTTGACCGCACAGAAAAATCGTTATTGCACTAGtgttaacaacaaataaaactgatTTGTCAAAATATGTTTAGAGAGAAATACATTTAGTAGACTCTATATGagattgtagatgaaatatgatatcccACACATTAATTATATGGATATATagatgttaaaaatattgtgaaaactaatgtgaaggaagatgattggatgttgatttgtagatAATTCAATGaatgttgcatgcttgcataagtTTTGTATATAATTTTTGCTAGTGGATAATGACGtggcatgtttgcatgttgagctttagaataagtgggttataactttatagtaagatcgGATTATATTTTGGACAAACGGGTTAAACAATGGAAATGAAAAAATGGTATCATCTATCATGCCCAGAAACATACATCATTTCCTACAGTGGCGTAGCCAAGAAATGATCACAACTACAACTGAGTAGGGCTTAGTTGATGTGTTCTAAGAAATATTTTAATGGGAATTTGGTCCCAAGcctaagggcctgttcactttgatgccaaaaaaaatcttaccaaattttggtattgccaaattttggcatagttgccaaaattttggcagaatttcttatatagttaccaaaatttggcaacaaactaaatgtagccacttttttggcaactttaccaaaattgataaggttgaaaatgacattaaagtgaacaggccctaccCTGATTTCCCGTGCTTATCTCCACCCCCGATTTTCCAAAAGCTAAGTAGattattgttggtatttcttaatgacattaatagaaatataatttcaaGCGATGGTGTAGAAATATTCCTGGTATATCACGGTTACAGGTATGGTCCACAAGCGTAAAGATATactattgtagcatttcacccggaagtattctaaggtatcgtatttatttaatcccaataAAAGATTGATAAGAGAAGACtatgctaataatttatatgttacttgcaTAAGTCAGAGTCTAAACAGGGGTTAATTAATTCAAGGGTAGAGCGATACGAAGAACAAGAACTAAGATACTCTCATTAAATAAATCCTAGGTtaagtggagaaagaataaaaaaataattcatcctatatacttctaatatacatgtatatttaATTTACACTCTCTACTATACAATCAAGCAGCCAATTCCCGCAAACTATGCCCTCCTGGAGTTTCGAGAGACCACATCTGATTGCTGAGTTCCTTATTACAACCCATCATGGCCGTCCAACAGGAAATGATTATGGAGGAATAGCCATACcaagaaattaacttaggactatatactaACGTTGAGGAATACTCGTACTgagttgtcaccatcagcggcccacctccactGTCCCGCAGCATATACCCCTAAATAATGATATTTAATAATCTAATGGAATTATCGAAAATACACTGCAACTGTTATTAGGAAGAGATTCTGGATGTCCATGCCAAACCCCAGCCTCAACGGCTGAGATGGGAGTTCGGCCAAACCCGACTGGCCCAATCAGCCCAATTTTTGGCAGGCCAGATCTCCTGATTTCTCAGTCTAGTGATGTGGTGTTTTGGGCCTTTTGAGATTATTTCTTTGGACTCATAGGCCCAGCTACCCATAAATCTATCTCTCGATGGCTTTCGATTGATTGTTCGTTCGCTTTTCGTCAATTCTCCTTGTTTTTATGTAGCAATCTCTACAATCAGATAGGATtcaagtacaagtggaaatagattattctaaaacaaatatgctttacaagcatagctagttctcctttattttagttCTTTTGACTGGCGCGTGCTGCCCGCGCGTGCCAGGTGGCAGTGGCCTGCGCCAGGTTTTTGCTGGGTACGAGGAGCGAGCGAACGcccagcggtggtggcggcctcctctacgtgcagggcggcggcgacctctgCGGCGGGCGAATGGGCGGCCGATGCTtcacgtgatttttttttatttgtgatgTAAACTTGTGGTGTGGATTTGTTCGTTATGTTATGTTGATCTGTGAATTTGTTCGTTTTGGATCTTGTAAATTTATGATGTTAATTTGACTATGTTCATTCTATCTGTGAATATGAATGATTTTGTAATGTTTTGTGAatggggatgattttgttgtgATTTTTTGATGTTTTGAGAATagggatgattttgttgttgagttCGGTTTGAAATCAATATTAGTAGGAAGAAAAtaattaaagaaaagaaaaaaaagactaaaGATGGGAATGCTGGCCACATGGCGTTCCGATCTTTTGTTCCAGTTCTtaacacgaaccgggactaaagatctatcttCAATCCCAGTTATTTcacctgggactaaagataaggATTTGTCTTCCTGGTTTGCAACCCGGGACAGAAGGGTGTTGGTTTTCCTACCAATCTTGTTATATTCGCGTCCCCTTTTAACTATTGTTACAAGTTGGATTAGGACCAATACAACATTTTCACTTTCAACTAGGAAAGTTTACCTTACGTTTCAATTTGAGCCTCCTGTTTGCTTCTTATCCAACGTCCCCTCTTGCCTGAGTCCTGACTCTTGTTGTCTTGTATCCCTCTCTCAATAGCAATGACGATGATTCATCATCGCAAATTCTTATTTCTTAGGAGTATTTCTGTTCAACATCgaggtatatatatgcatcACTACTCATGACGTGATCGACTCCACGAATATGTCGAAGTTGCCATGGGAGCAACCATCCTCCTGAATGCTCTCGTGTGCCACCGCCATCATCACCTCGATCCTCTTCCTCATGCCGGCGTCTCCCATCACCTCCACCACTCTGCCGGCGATGTGCTCCTTCGTGACCATGCCCTACTTCTCGTCAGCGACGGCTGGGAGCCCGATCCGCCAGATGTCGCAGATGTACGCCCGGTTGACGAACTGGTCGGCGAAGTACGGCCACGCCACGAACGGCACGCCGTTCCGGACGCCCTCCATGgtcgagttccacccgcagtgcgACACGAAGCACGCCACCGCCGGGTGCGCCAGCACCCGCTGCTGCGGTGCCCACGCCACGAGCTTGCCACGGCCACCGCCGTTAATGCCGGACGCGACGACGCGGTCCAGGAAGCCGTCGGGGTATTCGTGCACGTCGCCATGGACGATGTCTGGGCGCACCACCCACAGGAAAGGCCGGCCGGTGAGCTCGAGACCCAGTGCGAGCTCCTGGAACTGGCGCCGGTCGAACACGGTGAAGCTGCCAAAGGCGACGTACACGACGGACCGCACCGGCTGCGCGTCCAGCCACGACATGCACGCGCCGTCCTCGGGGAGCCAGAAGTGGCCGACGGGCTTGCCTGGGCGCTCGCCGGTGAGGAGCGGGCCGACGGGGATGATCTTGGGGAACCGCGCgaacgtcgccgcctccgcgccgcggaAGGAGTTGCAGAGGATGTAGTCGCACTCGTCGATGGCACGGATGCCAGCGAGGACGCAACTGAACAGCAGCTCCTGCCCCTCGTCGTTGCCGATGCAGTTCCACGCCAGGTGAGCCGGGTGCATCACCGGCATGTCTGGCGACAGCTGGAAGGCCTCTTGCGTTAGTGCTGACCCTGCCCAGGAAAACCAACAAGATGGAAATACCAGTTGGAAGCCTATCAGTTTCTGATTTCTGAAACGCAATTGTGTCACGCAAAAAATTGGTTCTACCAAGCAAAGCCAACATTAATCTGCAAGTACCATCGGGCCAATTAATTATCGGATTTGCTAGTTTAGTGTCGACAGTAAACTGGGGTAAAAACTTTTGAATTTTTGACCGTCGGATTCATCTCAAGATTCGTGCTGGCGCGTTCATAGAAAAAATCCGCGTGATAACTATAATTTATGCGCTGTATGGGGTTCAAACCTAGGACCTCAATCCCAACAGCTATGCGTGCTAGCCACTTCATCTCTCgcaagttttttttagaaagtttGCAAGTTACAGTTAGTTATACcctagttacaatgtaattataatataattacactgtaactatattgtaactatagtgtaactacactataactatattattatctatatacaaattagatataaagttgcatatattattttcatgcatatatacaagttatattattgttatagtGTAGTTCTAGTGGAATTATATActatagttagatttgaaaattttccacTCAAACAACTTGTGAccgttttttcagttaatcccATTAATTATTATACATTAATAACAACCTGTCCAGATTACAACCAAAATAAATCTCCATAACATTTTTCAATACTATAATTTTAGTAAGTTGGTAGTACTGTTAATTAAGTTTTGATAGAATAGGTCAAATGCGATGGTGCTAAAATTCCTCAAACATTACCAATATTTCATAATAAACTAAATGTgtcaattttattaaaaaaataatatggtatTAAATGGAAAATATCTATACCCATAAGCTTGGCAATACTTATAATTATTCCCACGGTCCTTATACTATAAAGTACTGTAATGTAACCATTTTTCGTGGGTTGCCCAAAAACCATAGTAGCCCTagtctatctattatatacttaaaagtttattaaacttcctacaaacgctctcaagtagCTACGTGGGACTCCTATAAAAGTTCCTATGCCGCCACGTGGCAttatctaatctcaccgtcgattttcatttaattggtggacccgctattttataccattagattagatctatatgtatcgttgattttcatttaaattggtgggccCATTATTTTCAATAATCATTAGGTGTGTATATAATACCTTCCCTATATAAAAGTGAGAATACGTACGTCGACAAAACAAAAAATACCGGTACGTATgattcagaaaaaaagaaaagcttcCGTTCGATTCGCCGGAATAAAAAAATTGCCCATGTCAAAATGAGATAaaggcaaaaaaagaaaaaaaattagtacaacGTATCatcggaagaaaaaaaatataaaatataattttctacCGTATAAAATAAAGCGAAAATCCATATGTACGTAgtactatctatctatctatctattatatactaaataaaatccattaaatttcctacaaaCACTTCCAAACCGTCACATGGCACCCTAATGAAATAGAGAAATCTAACCATCGATATTCATTTAAATCGGTGGACTTCGTTAGATCTATCTTTGAATACCAAAACCTCCCACATCCCCATATCCGTGTACCACACACGTATCAATTTGTAGGCTCCCTGTTCATTTCTCTTTTTTATCCCTAtcacaattaaaattaaaattatctttatGAAAAATAATCTCATAAATAGGCGTTAAAGTCTATTAAACCtcttataaatatttctaaatcgTTGTATGACATTCTTAAATTATAGAAACATCCATCCATTGGCTTCCACTTAAATATGAACACATTATTTTACATCGTTATTgatatattttctaataaaaaaacatcCCAAACCATATTCCCTTCCGCTCCATCCCTATACGCGTTTTGCTAAGCTGCCACTTCTCTCagttaaattagaaaaaaaaactaataaatctgagaaaaaaaataagatccAACCATCAGTTTTGACTTAAACATCAGCACATTATATTTTAGGTCATCAGatcaatcaattttttttttaaaaaaagaaacatcccAACCCTCCCTCCATCCCCGTTCCCGTGCGGTGTGCGGCCTTacttttctctgtttttttgtctctatgataattaaaattatttttatgggCAAAGAAAAGACCACAAGCAAATCTCCATCTATTAGGTCTAGccagttattatttttttaagtgaaaACAATAATTTAATGCCCATATTGACTGTATTTAAGTGCTAACAAAAATTACATTATGGACCCATATCCATATTAAAGCCTCTACTTACTAAAGGTAAAATTTACTACAAGACATAAAAAAGTGTAATTAGCTAAGAGATACTGCAAGAATGTATATCTGCTATGAGACACtgtaaaaaactggtaattagctgttGGATACCCGCGGCATTACTTTGTTATATCCAAtggaaagggggagagaaacaATTGCGAAAGTATGATTTTGCCCCTTCCTGCCAAGTGTGGCTCGCATATAGCTCAGACGTCGTGGTAGTCACGACATGGGAGGTGGAGGGTATGGCATCGTGGCATGGCGCGGCTGTGAGACTGACAGCAATAGCTTGTGCTTTGCGGCGCCCTGCTCGACATGAATCAGGAGGAGGTCCACGTTGTGCTAACCCCAAGCGTGGTGTGTGGCGGAGCATCGACACCGACATGGTCCTCGCACTGCAGCGGCGACGAGTGCAAGAATGACATGGAGCCACGGGCCCAGGCGCATGGGCCCTTCTCGAAACCCCCTCCCCCACTGGACAGCCACCTTACTAGCGGCGGGTGCGGTTGCAGTGTCGGAGGTGTTTGTGAGCCGAACTTGGTAGGCAAGGGGCAAAATCATACTTTCGTTAtagtttctctctccatttcctttggatattataaaataatgtcACGGCTGTCCAGCAACTAAATACCAGTTTTTTTGGTGTCCCATAACTGATACGCGTTCTTACGGTGTCCCCGGTTAAGTATATGTTTTTTAGATGTCCCTAACAAATTTTACTCTAAatatcaactggcacgctaataCATCCGAAgtcgagctttggacctgcactggagttaagcagatctcccaggccacgtgttttctgtcaacaggggcatgtgttaacaaccaaatttggtagcaTCTGTGTCAGGAAAGAAGATTGGATCAAAGCAAagttggaggcggagatcgagttcagaaacagagcaggaatcggctggagtctagatcggctacgattgggatcagctgggtctgagtcgggctGAGTAAGCCGATAcggccgattccgacaatacgacttgtacgcgacatcgggttcaagttaaCGTACTTCaggatgattgccacgcatggatagagtcagAAGcttcatagaatggtagatatcttatataatctagatcagcgtcaagatctaacctaatcggctgccttctgcaTACAGATATTGGTCGATAGTAGGTTAGGTGGtgatattgctagagattatgtaagatatatgataacttgacaaattacataaacaagattagaatGTCATGAaaatggaagcactaatcctaagaaCGCAATCTGTCATAAcgaattttacctcttgttgaagatcgaaattgtcacgaccggaaataacccaacg
Above is a window of Oryza sativa Japonica Group chromosome 10, ASM3414082v1 DNA encoding:
- the LOC107276666 gene encoding UDP-glycosyltransferase 83A1-like, translating into MPVMHPAHLAWNCIGNDEGQELLFSCVLAGIRAIDECDYILCNSFRGAEAATFARFPKIIPVGPLLTGERPGKPVGHFWLPEDGACMSWLDAQPVRSVVYVAFGSFTVFDRRQFQELALGLELTGRPFLWVVRPDIVHGDVHEYPDGFLDRVVASGINGGGRGKLVAWAPQQRVLAHPAVACFVSHCGWNSTMEGVRNGVPFVAWPYFADQFVNRAYICDIWRIGLPAVADEK